One Channa argus isolate prfri chromosome 15, Channa argus male v1.0, whole genome shotgun sequence DNA segment encodes these proteins:
- the timm29 gene encoding mitochondrial import inner membrane translocase subunit Tim29, with protein MAWLSASRRMFCAAAETAAAPATKSRWEALKSSKAGVWCRSLLSDYKEACKEIVVGAWEHPVKASVYVSLLGGAWACFHTKPDYSSFDAVLLERSNQLSLLSPWNRNGTSDGHVQSVVKLRNEGRLRHASLGILSLVYYTDYDPDNTLYEAQCSNLSVRWRELPQRVLDVGFAGRWWMLNSKMQDYDVNDDEFKHLPSHMQVTSPPSVQEVERNERLHKESWLALTGLDEEMETNVGVRKEESVSEESQMKEVKQEQV; from the exons atggCTTGGTTGAGCGCATCGAGGAGGATGTTTTGTGCTGcggcagaaacagcagcagcccCGGCTACAAAGAGCCGCTGGGAAGCCCTGAAGAGCAGTAAAGCAG GTGTGTGGTGTCGCAGTCTGCTGTCTGATTATAAGGAGGCATGTAAGGAGATAGTTGTTGGAGCCTGGGAGCACCCAGTCAAAGCATCGGTATATGTGAGTCTGCTGGGCGGGGCATGGGCCTGTTTCCACACAAAACCAGACTACTCATCCTTTGATGCAGTCCTGCTAGAACGCTCCAACCAGCTCAGCTTGCTGTCACCGTGGAACCGCAATGGAACCTCAGATGGCCACGTGCAGAGTGTAGTAAAGCTTCGTAATGAGGGACGACTCCGCCATGCCAGCCTGGGTATTCTCTCTCTAGTTTACTACACTGACTATGACCCTGACAACACACTGTATGAAGCCCAGTGCTCTAACCTCTCAGTGCGCTGGAGGGAGCTCCCTCAGCGGGTGCTGGACGTGGGCTTTGCTGGCCGCTGGTGGATGCTGAACTCAAAAATGCAGGACTATGACGTGAACGATGATGAGTTTAAGCACCTGCCGTCTCACATGCAGGTAACGTCACCACCCAGTGTTCAGGAGGTGGAAAGGAATGAAAGGTTGCACAAAGAGTCGTGGTTAGCACTGACAGGGCTGGACGAGGAGATGGAAACAAATGTAGGTGTCAGAAAAGAGGAGAGTGTCAGTGAGGAGAGCCAAATGAAAGAAGTAAAACAGGAGCAGGTGTAA